From Verrucomicrobia bacterium S94, the proteins below share one genomic window:
- a CDS encoding VanZ family protein has protein sequence MDEGMNQLKKRLPALIMLAATLFIWPAVDPCRPSAEPLLDYPSLAEADFVHGDCSASDGVIQINQHAAGDHPEVIFDLGNVSRYEIIRLSGYLQAAPVPDIHAGHTVALRLDQKLADERILRGSWHRMSAVGTLKRSFFIQDYILESDAVSAQVVLSRHGSVGTASFDSIRAVPVQWSGFYPFIRWGFILTWCLLGMLYYRICRLHERPLRHLLLLNALVIIIGVMLPTRWFQYGPGFLRWFSLLEMQAVPAVSPAYELVSAGLGGGLLDHFKYIIGRSAGHFLFFGSLSFLTFLSGALERREYRFYPRAGLDILLFGAVTESLQYFAVERTVDIQDMLCNAYGMLAAMLLFMGVKKVWNLAECRQTD, from the coding sequence ATGGATGAAGGAATGAACCAACTGAAAAAACGGCTGCCTGCGTTGATCATGCTGGCAGCCACTTTGTTTATCTGGCCTGCGGTTGATCCCTGCCGCCCGTCCGCCGAGCCGTTGCTTGACTATCCGTCGCTGGCTGAAGCTGATTTTGTTCATGGTGATTGCTCCGCATCGGATGGCGTTATTCAGATCAATCAGCATGCCGCAGGCGACCATCCGGAAGTGATCTTTGATCTGGGTAATGTATCCCGCTATGAAATCATCCGTCTGAGCGGCTATCTGCAGGCGGCTCCGGTTCCGGATATTCATGCGGGGCATACTGTAGCGCTGCGGCTGGATCAGAAGCTGGCCGACGAGCGGATTTTACGCGGAAGCTGGCACCGGATGTCGGCCGTTGGCACTCTTAAGCGCTCTTTTTTTATTCAGGACTACATTCTGGAGAGCGATGCGGTTTCCGCACAGGTGGTGCTGTCGCGTCACGGTTCGGTGGGCACGGCTTCGTTCGATTCAATCCGGGCGGTTCCGGTACAGTGGAGCGGATTCTATCCTTTTATCCGCTGGGGATTCATTCTGACCTGGTGTCTACTCGGCATGCTTTATTACCGGATCTGCCGTCTTCATGAGCGGCCGCTGCGGCACCTGCTTCTACTTAATGCGCTGGTGATTATTATCGGAGTGATGCTGCCGACACGCTGGTTCCAGTACGGGCCGGGATTTCTGCGCTGGTTTTCTCTGCTCGAAATGCAGGCGGTTCCGGCTGTTTCGCCGGCATATGAGCTGGTGAGTGCCGGGCTGGGAGGCGGTCTGCTGGATCATTTCAAATACATTATCGGGCGTTCTGCCGGCCATTTTCTTTTTTTCGGATCGCTGTCGTTTTTAACGTTTCTTTCCGGAGCACTGGAGCGTAGGGAATACCGGTTTTATCCGAGGGCCGGGCTCGATATTCTGCTGTTCGGTGCGGTGACCGAGTCTCTTCAGTATTTTGCGGTCGAACGCACCGTCGATATTCAGGACATGCTCTGCAATGCATACGGGATGCTGGCTGCGATGCTGTTGTTTATGGGGGTTAAAAAAGTATGGAATTTGGCGGAGTGCAGACAGACGGACTGA
- the cydB gene encoding cytochrome d ubiquinol oxidase subunit II — protein MEALQIVWFLLIGILVIGYSILDGFDLGVGFWHLFARKKGERTAFIHSIEPFWDGNEVWLLTAGGALFAAFPPVYATVFSGFYLAMMLVLLGLIFRAVAIEFRNKIESEKWVKAWDGAFAFGSVLPTILYGVAIGNILQGLELNAIGDYTGGFFALLNPFALFCGIVGLAMFAHHGALYLTMKLEGETAEKAGKWAQKAWYAFLFAFMPTLAYGVKFCISGDYKVICMMLVVLALVTNFLAFAFNKKGKAVAAFLSSSATIALVMLSVAAALFPNIVPCTNEPDWGLTVFNSSSSMRTLGWMLGIALIGMPLVLGYTWFIHRVFRDKVKVHKD, from the coding sequence ATGGAAGCACTGCAAATTGTCTGGTTCCTGCTTATCGGTATTCTCGTTATCGGCTATTCGATTCTCGACGGATTTGATCTGGGCGTCGGTTTCTGGCATCTCTTTGCCCGGAAGAAAGGCGAGCGCACTGCGTTTATTCATTCCATCGAACCGTTCTGGGACGGCAACGAAGTTTGGCTGCTGACCGCAGGCGGAGCACTGTTCGCAGCGTTTCCGCCGGTCTATGCCACCGTATTCAGCGGTTTTTATCTGGCGATGATGCTGGTGCTGCTCGGGCTGATCTTCCGCGCGGTTGCGATCGAATTCCGCAATAAGATTGAATCTGAAAAATGGGTTAAGGCGTGGGACGGCGCCTTTGCGTTCGGTTCAGTACTACCGACCATTCTCTACGGCGTTGCCATTGGCAACATTCTTCAGGGATTGGAACTCAACGCCATCGGCGATTATACCGGCGGATTTTTTGCGTTGCTGAACCCGTTTGCACTGTTCTGCGGTATTGTCGGTCTGGCTATGTTTGCACACCACGGCGCGCTCTATCTGACGATGAAGCTCGAAGGTGAAACCGCCGAAAAAGCCGGAAAGTGGGCGCAGAAAGCCTGGTATGCATTCCTGTTCGCTTTTATGCCGACGCTGGCCTATGGGGTGAAGTTCTGCATCAGCGGGGATTATAAAGTTATTTGTATGATGCTGGTTGTGCTGGCGCTTGTGACCAATTTTCTGGCTTTTGCCTTCAATAAAAAAGGCAAAGCAGTGGCGGCATTCCTTTCTTCATCGGCCACGATTGCACTGGTTATGCTGTCCGTTGCGGCGGCGCTTTTCCCGAATATTGTCCCGTGTACCAACGAGCCGGACTGGGGCCTTACCGTTTTCAATTCCTCCTCCTCGATGCGCACTCTGGGGTGGATGCTGGGTATTGCCCTCATCGGTATGCCGCTTGTACTGGGCTACACCTGGTTCATTCATCGCGTCTTCCGTGATAAGGTTAAAGTCCACAAAGATTAG
- a CDS encoding cytochrome ubiquinol oxidase subunit I has protein sequence MDAVLLARIQFALTIMFHYIFPPLTIGLGWMIFMYNTRYQENGNPLFRQLAHFWTKVFAISFIIGVATGIVMEFQFGTNWAGYSRFVGDIFGAPLAAEGVFAFFLESSFLGILLYGRKRVSQKLYWFSSFMVALGATMSAFWIVVANSWQQTPAGYEVVTETVNGIEIQKAVLTNFWQAVFNPSTLPRYSHVITGALTVGVFFILGTSAWQVVKKRNVEFFRASMRTAIVPAFMVILITMFVGHKHGHQVAETQPAKLAAFEGIWESGPNAPLMLFGLPDQDAEKNHFAIRIPGMVSLMVGGRFDTEIQGLKDFPKEDRPPVAISFWAFHLMFYMGMWMAFVAFIGVIFWLNKKLLDHRLYLKICAFTVPIPFLANEVGWIAAEVGRQPWVVYNLLRTKEAVSKSVPAGQVLASIIMFSIIYALLFGLWIYLLKNQFAKGPESVEALEGEVE, from the coding sequence TACAGTTCGCGCTGACGATCATGTTCCACTATATCTTCCCGCCGCTGACCATCGGTCTGGGCTGGATGATCTTTATGTACAACACGCGCTATCAGGAAAACGGAAATCCGCTTTTCCGGCAGCTGGCCCATTTCTGGACGAAGGTGTTTGCGATTTCGTTTATCATTGGAGTGGCAACCGGTATTGTAATGGAATTCCAGTTCGGCACCAACTGGGCGGGTTATTCCCGCTTTGTCGGTGATATTTTCGGGGCTCCGCTGGCGGCGGAGGGCGTGTTCGCCTTTTTCCTGGAATCGAGTTTCCTCGGCATTCTGCTGTACGGACGGAAACGTGTATCGCAGAAGCTGTACTGGTTTTCCAGTTTTATGGTGGCCCTCGGTGCAACCATGTCGGCCTTCTGGATCGTGGTGGCCAATTCGTGGCAGCAGACGCCGGCCGGTTACGAAGTGGTCACTGAAACGGTAAACGGCATCGAAATTCAGAAAGCGGTGCTCACCAACTTCTGGCAGGCGGTATTTAATCCATCCACGCTGCCGCGTTATTCCCACGTCATCACCGGAGCACTGACCGTCGGTGTATTTTTTATTCTCGGCACGTCGGCCTGGCAGGTGGTTAAAAAGCGGAATGTGGAATTTTTCCGTGCCTCCATGCGTACGGCCATTGTTCCGGCTTTCATGGTCATTCTGATTACTATGTTTGTAGGTCATAAACACGGTCATCAGGTGGCTGAAACGCAACCGGCCAAGCTGGCGGCTTTTGAAGGGATCTGGGAAAGCGGACCGAATGCACCGCTCATGCTTTTCGGCCTGCCGGATCAGGATGCCGAAAAAAACCATTTTGCCATCCGGATTCCCGGTATGGTCAGTCTGATGGTCGGCGGACGTTTTGATACGGAAATTCAGGGTCTGAAAGACTTCCCGAAGGAGGACCGTCCGCCGGTGGCGATTTCGTTCTGGGCATTTCATCTGATGTTCTACATGGGGATGTGGATGGCTTTTGTCGCCTTCATCGGGGTGATTTTCTGGCTCAACAAAAAGCTGCTTGACCACCGGCTTTATCTAAAAATCTGTGCTTTCACGGTTCCGATTCCATTCCTTGCCAACGAGGTCGGTTGGATTGCGGCCGAAGTCGGGCGCCAGCCGTGGGTCGTCTATAATCTGCTGCGCACAAAAGAGGCCGTATCCAAATCGGTGCCGGCCGGACAGGTATTGGCCTCGATTATTATGTTTTCCATCATCTATGCACTGCTCTTCGGACTCTGGATTTATCTGCTGAAAAACCAGTTTGCCAAAGGGCCCGAATCCGTTGAAGCCCTTGAAGGGGAGGTTGAATAA